The following are encoded together in the Kribbella voronezhensis genome:
- a CDS encoding GNAT family N-acetyltransferase gives MSTAPQITLRPMTEDEFTSWHERIGVGYAAAIGPARALTPEQALEQSHKEMRQLLPDGLATEGHLLWSACAADGTLVGDLWIHARKPVPFIYDIEVREDQRGHGYGRAIMLAGEEECRQRGFDRLDLNVFGYNTTAISLYDSLGYVVISQQMRKEL, from the coding sequence ATGAGCACCGCACCGCAGATCACCCTGCGCCCGATGACCGAGGACGAGTTCACCAGCTGGCACGAGCGCATCGGCGTCGGCTATGCGGCCGCGATCGGGCCGGCCCGGGCGCTGACCCCGGAGCAAGCACTCGAACAGTCGCACAAGGAAATGCGGCAGTTGCTGCCCGACGGACTGGCGACCGAGGGTCACCTGCTCTGGTCGGCCTGCGCCGCCGACGGAACCTTGGTCGGCGACCTGTGGATCCATGCCCGCAAGCCGGTCCCGTTCATCTACGACATCGAGGTGCGGGAGGACCAGCGCGGGCACGGCTACGGCCGCGCGATCATGCTCGCCGGCGAGGAGGAGTGCCGACAGCGCGGGTTCGACCGGCTCGACCTCAACGTGTTCGGCTACAACACCACGGCGATCTCCCTGTACGACTCCCTCGGCTACGTCGTGATCTCGCAGCAGATGCGCAAGGAGCTCTAG
- a CDS encoding immune inhibitor A domain-containing protein, with protein sequence MRLKPARTTALGVLGVALVAGLGQLPQSVASPAPADGTAPTGPAAVKAGPDELPNALEDKRRDLRQEAMTDVLTGAAKIEKRGTSKVVKVGREIAAPAARDARGKLKSARIGKNQYVELAREKTDKIFVILAEFGNQRHPDFPDKDTDPNTAGPSTYDGPVHNAIPAPDRTKDNSTVWQADYSPAHYRDLYFGKGDSVKTYYEKQSSGRYSVDGTVSDWVKVPYNEARYGRSNGTPCADNICSNTWNLIADAVNQWVADQQKAGKTDDQIKATLKSYDQWDRYDYDGDGDFNEPDGYIDHFQIVHAGGDQANGDPHQGEDAIWSHRWYAFQNNSSGPSANKLGGVQIGSTGLWIGDYTIQPENGGMSVFAHEYGHDLGLPDHYDTSGRPSQNPVNWWSVMAQNRAGAKGDIGIGLKPQDMGTWDKLQLGWLDYETVKAGQTRSVDLGPHEFNTKKAQGVVVVLPKKKVTTQLAKPVTGAKSWWSGTGDKLNNTLSRKVTLPAGSSSLTFQANWKIEDCGPDPCDYAYVEVNDGSGWKAVPGSITKAAEANGIDGDSQGWKPAEFDLSAFAGKTIDLRFRYATDAATHGLGFFADDIKLTAGGQTLVDDGAENGANGWTATGFQAAGESVTNEYDNFYLASNYTYSSFNKYLKYGPYSFVGTPRPDWVEHYPYEDGLLVSYWDTSQNNNETAVHPGEGQWLPIDANPTLRVNLKGAFWKTSVQSYDSTFGLQKSDSFSLTVNGQKNYIRGADAVPVFDDRKDFWSADVPSYGVKVPHVGVKIRVVTQQGTSMRILISK encoded by the coding sequence GTGCGCCTGAAGCCCGCACGTACGACGGCCCTTGGAGTGCTCGGTGTCGCTCTGGTGGCCGGGCTGGGCCAGTTGCCCCAGTCCGTCGCGAGTCCGGCACCCGCCGACGGCACCGCGCCGACCGGGCCCGCGGCCGTGAAGGCCGGACCGGACGAACTGCCGAACGCGCTCGAAGACAAGCGGCGCGACCTGCGGCAGGAGGCGATGACCGATGTCCTGACCGGCGCCGCCAAGATCGAGAAGCGCGGTACCAGCAAGGTCGTCAAGGTCGGCCGGGAGATCGCCGCGCCGGCCGCCCGGGATGCTCGCGGCAAACTGAAGAGCGCCCGGATCGGCAAGAACCAGTACGTCGAACTCGCGCGGGAGAAGACCGACAAGATCTTCGTCATCCTGGCCGAGTTCGGCAACCAGCGACACCCGGACTTCCCCGACAAGGACACCGATCCGAACACGGCCGGCCCGTCGACGTACGACGGACCGGTGCACAACGCGATCCCCGCGCCGGACCGGACCAAGGACAACTCGACCGTCTGGCAGGCCGACTACTCCCCGGCGCACTACCGGGACCTGTACTTCGGCAAGGGCGACTCGGTGAAGACGTACTACGAGAAGCAGTCCTCGGGCCGCTACTCCGTCGACGGCACCGTCTCGGACTGGGTCAAGGTGCCCTACAACGAGGCTCGCTACGGCCGGAGCAACGGCACCCCGTGCGCCGACAACATCTGCTCCAACACCTGGAACCTGATCGCCGACGCGGTGAACCAGTGGGTCGCGGATCAGCAGAAGGCCGGCAAGACCGACGACCAGATCAAGGCGACGCTGAAGTCCTACGACCAGTGGGACCGCTACGACTACGACGGTGACGGCGACTTCAACGAGCCGGACGGGTACATCGACCACTTCCAGATCGTGCACGCCGGTGGCGACCAGGCCAACGGCGATCCGCACCAGGGTGAGGACGCGATCTGGTCGCACCGCTGGTACGCGTTCCAGAACAACTCCAGCGGCCCGTCGGCGAACAAGCTCGGTGGCGTCCAGATCGGTTCGACCGGCCTGTGGATCGGTGACTACACGATCCAGCCGGAGAACGGCGGGATGAGCGTCTTCGCGCACGAGTACGGTCACGACCTCGGACTGCCGGACCACTACGACACCTCCGGCCGGCCGAGCCAGAACCCGGTCAACTGGTGGAGCGTGATGGCGCAGAACCGGGCCGGGGCGAAGGGCGACATCGGTATCGGCCTGAAGCCGCAGGACATGGGCACCTGGGACAAGCTGCAGCTCGGCTGGCTCGACTACGAGACGGTGAAGGCCGGCCAGACCCGGTCGGTCGACCTCGGCCCGCACGAGTTCAACACCAAGAAGGCCCAGGGCGTGGTCGTGGTGCTGCCCAAGAAGAAGGTCACCACCCAGCTGGCCAAGCCGGTCACCGGCGCCAAGTCGTGGTGGAGCGGCACCGGCGACAAACTCAACAACACGCTCAGCCGCAAGGTGACGCTGCCCGCCGGGAGTTCCTCGCTGACCTTCCAGGCGAACTGGAAGATCGAGGACTGCGGGCCGGACCCGTGCGACTACGCGTACGTCGAGGTGAACGACGGCTCCGGCTGGAAGGCCGTCCCGGGCAGCATCACCAAGGCGGCCGAGGCGAACGGGATCGACGGCGACAGCCAGGGCTGGAAGCCGGCCGAGTTCGACCTGTCCGCGTTCGCTGGCAAGACGATCGACCTGCGGTTCCGGTACGCGACGGACGCCGCCACGCACGGGCTCGGCTTCTTCGCCGACGACATCAAGCTCACCGCCGGTGGGCAGACCCTGGTCGACGACGGCGCCGAGAACGGCGCGAACGGCTGGACGGCGACCGGCTTCCAGGCCGCCGGCGAGTCGGTCACCAACGAGTACGACAACTTCTACCTGGCGTCGAACTACACGTACAGCTCGTTCAACAAGTACCTCAAATACGGGCCGTACAGCTTCGTCGGTACGCCGCGGCCGGACTGGGTGGAGCACTACCCGTACGAGGACGGCCTGCTCGTCTCGTACTGGGACACCTCGCAGAACAACAACGAGACGGCGGTGCACCCCGGTGAGGGGCAGTGGCTGCCTATCGACGCGAACCCGACCTTGCGGGTGAACCTGAAGGGCGCGTTCTGGAAGACGTCGGTCCAGAGCTACGACTCCACCTTCGGGTTGCAGAAGTCGGACTCGTTCAGCCTCACAGTGAACGGGCAGAAGAACTACATCCGCGGCGCCGACGCGGTACCGGTCTTCGACGACCGCAAGGACTTCTGGTCGGCCGACGTTCCGTCGTACGGCGTGAAGGTGCCGCATGTCGGAGTGAAGATCCGGGTGGTCACCCAGCAGGGCACCTCGATGCGGATCCTGATCAGCAAGTGA